One part of the Saprospiraceae bacterium genome encodes these proteins:
- a CDS encoding DUF262 domain-containing protein: protein MPKRRNSLNKKPLTLFMSDFYIQDFDLRKLKSKFEDRVFAIPQIQRSYVWKKDSICKLMDSIFNNFPIGIALVWETKTSKAFEIRPNAKTIIPQYNKNAATAEVIIDGQQRLSTIYGVLKGIEPSKDVNSKINFTELYFDFNKNAESRFVFKRKLSENENNLIPLKEILDTQPSVLSKRNKLKKYQAVEAKKCYDAFYRYKFSILKFRGFDFDQAREIFIRVNSAGMRLSRADQFFAEATTVHLRDHVEDTKKDLESGFKEISDDAMQNTVALFYGANKIGGAEFKRLLNSTLKQNTKETDFRSEWKKIENGYKLCVDFLASEFLIKNLKELPISNMFSMLSFFFAVNGKKATPYQIKQIRKWFWHTCLNKRYSGSEFNKNIPTDIKLFRELANGKQISYTVDKKVNVFDFMRSDYRENSSVAIAYYLMLKSKTPLYLMSGRPMLLDNVSSISNKKHRHHIFPKALLESNNYNDKWINCIANICFLEADQNQSIGSSLPKTYLSKYEHLKHFRKAMSSHLIPITNDSPIWSNKVSDGFLEFINIRIKIILTEIEKIAGAEMFEKFDDLKRL, encoded by the coding sequence ATGCCCAAACGACGAAATAGTTTAAACAAAAAACCACTAACATTATTTATGAGTGACTTTTACATACAAGATTTTGATTTACGCAAACTAAAAAGCAAATTTGAAGACCGAGTATTTGCGATACCACAAATACAGAGAAGTTACGTCTGGAAAAAAGACAGTATTTGCAAATTGATGGACAGTATATTTAATAACTTTCCTATTGGCATTGCTTTAGTTTGGGAGACAAAGACTAGCAAAGCATTTGAGATAAGACCCAATGCGAAGACAATAATTCCACAGTACAATAAAAATGCGGCTACAGCAGAAGTCATTATTGACGGACAACAGAGACTTTCAACTATATACGGAGTTCTTAAAGGAATAGAACCAAGTAAAGATGTAAACTCTAAAATTAACTTCACTGAATTGTATTTTGACTTCAACAAAAATGCTGAAAGCCGATTTGTATTTAAAAGAAAACTTTCGGAAAACGAGAATAATCTTATACCGCTAAAAGAAATTTTGGACACACAGCCTTCTGTCCTTTCTAAAAGAAATAAACTTAAAAAGTACCAAGCTGTTGAAGCAAAAAAATGTTATGATGCGTTTTATAGATATAAGTTTAGCATTCTGAAATTCAGAGGATTTGATTTTGACCAAGCAAGAGAAATTTTTATACGTGTTAATTCGGCAGGCATGCGATTAAGTAGAGCAGACCAGTTTTTTGCAGAAGCAACTACTGTTCATTTAAGAGACCATGTAGAGGATACCAAAAAAGATTTAGAATCAGGCTTTAAGGAAATCTCTGACGACGCAATGCAAAATACTGTAGCATTGTTTTATGGAGCTAATAAAATTGGGGGAGCAGAGTTTAAGCGTTTATTAAATTCAACTTTAAAGCAAAATACTAAAGAAACCGATTTTAGAAGTGAATGGAAGAAAATTGAGAATGGGTACAAATTATGTGTTGACTTTTTAGCTTCCGAATTCTTAATTAAAAATTTGAAAGAATTACCAATATCTAATATGTTTTCAATGCTTTCTTTCTTTTTTGCTGTCAATGGAAAGAAAGCGACACCCTATCAAATAAAGCAAATTAGAAAATGGTTTTGGCACACTTGCTTAAATAAACGCTATTCAGGTAGTGAATTCAACAAAAACATACCGACCGACATTAAATTATTCAGAGAACTAGCCAACGGAAAACAAATAAGTTACACAGTTGACAAAAAGGTAAACGTATTTGATTTTATGCGTTCAGACTATCGAGAAAATAGTTCTGTAGCAATAGCATATTACCTAATGCTAAAAAGCAAGACACCTCTTTATTTGATGAGTGGACGACCAATGCTACTTGATAACGTTTCTTCAATTTCCAACAAAAAACACAGGCATCACATTTTTCCAAAAGCATTACTTGAGAGTAATAATTACAATGACAAATGGATAAACTGTATAGCAAACATTTGCTTTTTAGAAGCCGATCAAAACCAGTCAATTGGAAGTTCTCTACCTAAAACATATTTAAGCAAATATGAACATCTAAAACATTTTAGAAAAGCCATGTCTTCGCATCTTATTCCAATAACAAATGACAGTCCAATATGGAGTAATAAGGTTTCAGACGGTTTTCTTGAATTCATAAACATAAGAATAAAAATTATTTTGACAGAAATAGAAAAAATTGCAGGAGCAGAAATGTTTGAAAAATTTGACGACTTGAAACGTTTATAA
- a CDS encoding type II toxin-antitoxin system RelE/ParE family toxin: protein MTKPIAWSQNAKNDLKNIKKFFDTRNQSSTYSKKLLKTFRDSAKLIEKFPLLSIPTENDNVRGFVILEYIIFYEIMSEHILVLIVWDCRRDPEQLNKLVKR from the coding sequence ATGACTAAACCAATCGCCTGGTCACAAAACGCAAAGAACGACTTAAAAAACATTAAGAAATTTTTTGACACTCGAAATCAATCATCAACCTATAGTAAAAAGCTATTAAAAACATTTCGTGATTCAGCTAAATTAATAGAAAAGTTTCCATTATTATCAATTCCTACTGAAAATGATAATGTTAGAGGTTTTGTGATACTAGAATATATCATCTTTTATGAAATAATGAGTGAGCACATTCTGGTTCTAATCGTTTGGGATTGTCGACGCGATCCAGAGCAATTGAACAAATTAGTGAAGCGATAA
- a CDS encoding T9SS type A sorting domain-containing protein gives MKKNILFIFILLSNNYSYLQIAIADTCFSSSVPQISFNPSSDMVSFDADLMEWDGSNWIGAWPGGFTIPPPSPNINCRAIFIGSGKRNQSWTSGGEGFGLRLTQPLVSGQLYKIPIVYVSHGPSSDGKFKPKVYSSKDDLNLNKVFIDSLPAANFNWTAYTLSFIADSIQHGHDWLIINTDSITSSGMISSFCSICASIVTSLNDQLNVSDRMYYPNPFSNKVYFNVRNNLELELTLFDVFFKVYYKTSFINFLEVKTDNFPSGIYFYELKTKNRTIIGKLLKE, from the coding sequence ATGAAGAAAAACATACTTTTCATATTCATCTTATTAAGTAATAATTACTCGTATTTACAAATTGCTATTGCAGATACATGCTTTTCTTCCTCTGTACCACAAATCTCATTTAATCCAAGTTCTGACATGGTAAGCTTTGATGCCGACCTGATGGAATGGGATGGTTCCAATTGGATTGGAGCATGGCCTGGAGGTTTTACAATTCCTCCTCCTTCACCAAATATTAATTGTAGAGCCATATTTATTGGCAGCGGTAAAAGAAATCAATCATGGACAAGCGGTGGGGAAGGATTTGGGCTAAGATTGACGCAGCCTCTTGTTAGTGGTCAATTATACAAAATACCGATTGTATATGTTAGTCATGGACCTAGTTCAGATGGAAAATTTAAACCTAAAGTTTATTCAAGTAAAGACGACCTTAATTTAAATAAAGTTTTTATTGATAGTTTACCTGCAGCTAACTTTAATTGGACTGCATATACTCTATCTTTTATCGCCGATTCCATTCAGCATGGACACGATTGGCTAATAATTAATACTGATTCAATAACAAGTTCTGGAATGATCAGCTCATTTTGTTCTATTTGTGCATCAATTGTAACTTCATTAAATGATCAATTGAATGTGTCTGATAGAATGTATTATCCTAATCCTTTTTCAAATAAAGTATATTTTAACGTAAGAAATAACTTGGAGTTGGAACTTACCTTATTCGACGTATTTTTTAAAGTCTATTACAAAACATCATTTATTAATTTTCTTGAAGTAAAAACTGATAATTTTCCTTCAGGAATATACTTTTATGAACTTAAAACTAAAAATCGAACTATTATTGGAAAATTATTGAAAGAATAA
- a CDS encoding PorT family protein yields the protein MKCQNLNIGITANLGLSKVTSNFLVSDDYKVKYTYSGNIGVFIEKEIGNKSSLGAEVLWVQIGGKETTDNKILTAFDGQDLKVVGIISDVAKLNSSYIAFPFYYRVQLNKIGIKIGLQTMFFLFANSSYEATGELNGKPYYGKSNTSGIKFDIIDFGPKIGVEYNLGMSLKLRADYYLGLPDITSDSSPFERKNRQGNLGINYRFNFKEKTSRKEISYDYN from the coding sequence ATGAAATGTCAAAATTTGAATATTGGCATAACTGCCAATTTAGGACTAAGTAAAGTCACATCTAATTTTCTAGTTTCAGACGATTACAAAGTAAAATACACATACTCCGGAAACATTGGCGTATTTATAGAAAAGGAAATAGGTAATAAGTCATCATTAGGAGCAGAAGTTCTATGGGTTCAAATTGGGGGAAAAGAAACGACGGATAACAAAATACTTACTGCATTTGATGGACAGGATTTAAAGGTAGTAGGTATCATTTCAGATGTAGCCAAATTAAATTCAAGTTATATTGCATTCCCCTTTTATTATCGAGTACAATTAAATAAAATCGGAATTAAAATTGGACTTCAAACAATGTTCTTCCTTTTTGCCAATTCCAGTTATGAGGCAACAGGAGAACTTAATGGCAAGCCATACTATGGTAAAAGCAATACAAGTGGAATCAAGTTTGATATCATCGACTTTGGACCTAAAATTGGAGTTGAATATAATTTAGGTATGAGCTTAAAACTTCGAGCAGATTATTATTTAGGGCTACCGGATATTACTTCGGACTCTTCTCCCTTCGAAAGAAAAAATCGACAAGGAAATCTTGGAATAAATTATCGATTCAATTTCAAAGAAAAGACTTCGCGAAAAGAAATAAGTTACGATTATAATTAA
- a CDS encoding T9SS type A sorting domain-containing protein produces the protein MKYFTSQVIIVFLFLQLPLSQCNGQCKFEIDSLFGSTKPGIQIVDSAQIFQLSNGSYMKSDDDDHFVIGTIRDSSIQFRGTIVKFNKNGSIDNSFGKNGKVFVNNSGSSILRGGIKLLNGSMLVCGNLSSGVLVAKFNSQGQLDPSFAKNGIYTEKSILSFGNGTSILVDKNNSIYVSGYVSTRNTGFFILKLDLNGKLDSSFATNGVYKYESPIETLESEVEMENINDNLFIGFSTGSGNLSDIIISKFNSNGIIDTTFGKSGRLTIDRGFNDHLYSMKNTSDGYLTLYGYIRYTSSKWGGFLTKIDLNGNINNQFDPNGYKLYNSYLPLDMEICNNNLVLLNGEHDGTTLYATLSSVDLISGKMDSTIGDNGVLKFYLGNLATTPYHAEHLRIHNDKITIYGHNGYGLASFAQAKILKPSATIQNNSTSPFAIFPNPTNAELKFIPIEDNYVMSFTIFDSFAREILSAKEFNVNHDYIDVSNFKSGYYFLKIFSKGKYFYSKFLKI, from the coding sequence ATGAAATATTTTACTTCACAAGTAATTATCGTTTTTCTCTTTTTGCAATTACCCCTTTCTCAATGCAATGGTCAGTGCAAATTCGAAATAGACTCTCTATTTGGATCGACGAAGCCAGGAATTCAAATTGTTGATTCAGCACAAATTTTCCAGTTAAGTAATGGTAGTTACATGAAAAGTGATGATGACGATCATTTTGTCATCGGAACTATTCGTGACTCTTCCATTCAATTTAGAGGAACCATTGTAAAGTTTAACAAAAATGGTTCAATAGATAATTCCTTTGGGAAGAACGGAAAAGTATTTGTGAATAATAGTGGAAGTTCCATATTACGTGGGGGAATCAAACTTTTAAATGGCTCTATGCTTGTTTGTGGAAATCTAAGTTCGGGTGTATTGGTTGCCAAATTCAATTCTCAAGGTCAATTAGATCCAAGTTTTGCCAAAAATGGAATATATACAGAGAAGTCCATACTATCCTTTGGAAATGGAACTTCAATTTTAGTTGATAAAAATAATAGCATTTATGTGTCCGGTTATGTGAGTACTAGAAATACAGGATTTTTTATTTTAAAATTAGATCTAAATGGAAAACTAGATTCCAGCTTTGCTACCAATGGTGTATATAAATATGAAAGCCCTATTGAAACATTAGAAAGCGAAGTCGAAATGGAAAACATAAATGACAATCTTTTTATTGGCTTTTCTACCGGCTCAGGAAATTTAAGCGATATTATAATTTCCAAATTTAATTCAAATGGAATCATTGATACTACATTTGGTAAATCTGGTAGATTAACAATTGATAGAGGATTTAATGACCACTTGTATTCCATGAAAAATACTTCTGACGGTTATTTAACATTATATGGTTATATAAGGTATACATCTTCGAAATGGGGTGGTTTTTTAACTAAAATCGATTTAAACGGTAACATCAATAATCAGTTTGATCCGAATGGTTATAAATTATATAATTCTTACCTTCCACTTGATATGGAAATTTGTAACAATAATTTAGTTCTTTTAAATGGAGAGCATGATGGCACAACCTTGTATGCCACTTTATCTTCAGTTGATTTAATTAGTGGAAAAATGGATAGTACAATTGGAGATAATGGAGTTTTAAAATTTTATCTTGGAAATCTTGCAACAACTCCTTATCATGCCGAACATTTAAGAATACATAATGATAAAATAACAATTTATGGTCACAATGGATATGGCTTAGCAAGTTTTGCCCAAGCCAAAATTTTGAAGCCTTCTGCTACAATTCAAAACAATAGTACTTCCCCGTTCGCAATATTTCCGAATCCAACTAATGCTGAACTGAAATTTATTCCTATTGAAGATAACTATGTGATGAGTTTTACAATTTTTGATTCATTTGCTCGAGAAATACTGTCTGCCAAGGAGTTTAATGTTAATCATGATTATATTGATGTTTCAAATTTTAAATCTGGATATTATTTTTTAAAAATATTTTCAAAAGGTAAATATTTTTATTCAAAATTTTTAAAGATTTAA
- a CDS encoding DNA cytosine methyltransferase, with protein sequence MSSNHEHKIPILSFYSGGGFMDMGFEQAGFEIVWTNEFDKDFAKLHAAGITSWRKSQGNGIKAEIFNTKSITEVSSSEIISEAFPKGKPENFGMIGGPPCQDFSMNGSLKGFEGDRGKLTTLYFDKILELKPTFFVMENVTGLTKRKETKEFLQTLLKRVEKEYFVDHEKLNALEFGVPQFRERIFFIGIKKTKLDEKIVSQSPFGKWFPFPVNKTYQNAATKYTWAKQVAFGKTLTKPKDLPFELCVESCLVPARKMNSTDNANEFFNLYVTEKFLQAIDEGETNRPSFKRLHRHKYSPTACYGNNEVHLHPYKHRRLSVREALRIQGVPDQYVLPIKSPLSKKFKMIGNGVPVPLANAVAVALKTFIKDKKVIR encoded by the coding sequence ATGAGTAGTAATCACGAACATAAAATCCCAATCCTCTCTTTCTATTCAGGCGGGGGCTTTATGGACATGGGTTTTGAACAAGCAGGTTTTGAAATTGTATGGACAAATGAATTTGACAAGGACTTTGCAAAACTTCATGCAGCCGGTATCACTTCATGGAGAAAATCACAAGGCAATGGAATCAAAGCAGAAATCTTCAATACAAAATCCATTACAGAAGTTTCTTCAAGTGAAATTATTTCAGAAGCATTTCCAAAAGGGAAACCGGAAAATTTTGGAATGATAGGTGGACCGCCTTGTCAGGACTTTAGCATGAATGGAAGTTTGAAAGGTTTTGAAGGTGACAGAGGAAAACTCACAACACTTTACTTTGATAAGATTTTAGAATTGAAGCCAACATTTTTTGTAATGGAAAATGTAACCGGCTTGACAAAGCGAAAAGAAACGAAAGAATTTTTGCAAACACTTTTGAAACGAGTTGAGAAAGAATATTTCGTTGACCATGAAAAGCTAAATGCTTTAGAGTTTGGAGTTCCACAATTCAGAGAACGAATTTTCTTTATTGGGATTAAGAAAACAAAACTTGACGAGAAAATTGTTTCTCAAAGTCCATTTGGAAAATGGTTTCCATTTCCGGTAAACAAAACTTATCAGAACGCAGCGACAAAATATACTTGGGCAAAACAAGTTGCATTTGGAAAAACTTTGACAAAGCCAAAAGATTTGCCGTTTGAATTATGTGTAGAGAGTTGTTTAGTTCCAGCCCGTAAAATGAATTCAACAGACAACGCAAACGAGTTTTTTAATTTGTATGTAACAGAGAAATTTTTGCAAGCAATTGATGAAGGTGAAACTAACAGACCATCATTCAAACGACTTCACCGTCACAAATACAGTCCGACAGCTTGTTACGGAAACAATGAAGTTCACTTGCATCCATACAAACACAGGCGTTTGTCAGTGCGTGAAGCATTAAGAATTCAAGGTGTGCCAGACCAGTATGTTTTGCCGATAAAATCACCTTTGTCAAAAAAGTTTAAGATGATTGGAAACGGTGTTCCAGTTCCTTTGGCAAATGCAGTTGCAGTTGCTTTAAAAACATTTATCAAAGACAAAAAAGTAATCCGATGA
- a CDS encoding GIY-YIG nuclease family protein — MEIKAIWKPPVKLIKSNSDSAIFNINLNKLLPEPGCYVFIKKYGDKITPLYIGQALNLRSRIKSQLENVKIARRIEKSEKGIKLVMYCKVELKKGQQIKKVLNILEKNLIRNVISNGFELFNKQLTIIKLDELEFKQNSYSRRLFPNRMASIKSK, encoded by the coding sequence ATGGAAATTAAAGCAATTTGGAAGCCACCTGTTAAGCTAATAAAGTCTAATTCAGATTCAGCAATATTTAATATTAATTTGAATAAATTGTTACCTGAACCCGGATGTTATGTTTTCATAAAGAAATATGGTGACAAAATTACGCCATTATATATAGGTCAAGCTTTGAATTTAAGATCAAGAATAAAAAGTCAACTGGAAAATGTAAAAATAGCACGTAGAATTGAAAAATCTGAAAAGGGAATTAAACTTGTGATGTATTGCAAAGTTGAATTAAAAAAGGGCCAACAAATTAAAAAGGTTCTTAATATCTTAGAGAAAAATTTAATAAGAAATGTGATTAGTAATGGCTTTGAGTTATTCAACAAACAGCTAACCATTATAAAACTTGATGAATTAGAATTTAAGCAAAATAGTTATTCTAGAAGACTATTTCCAAACCGCATGGCCAGTATTAAAAGTAAGTGA
- a CDS encoding PD-(D/E)XK nuclease family protein → MNVIGNIAFKKINRVSPSQFHSMKNCAYKSLLAEAFEKKPLLPVSPNAYLGTVLHKMLELISRGEIYNETEFNSRFDSEILLMENKLKELGYDFFVPLQMNVRDFGMKKIQLKKHLRSATASPREQTGINFISEKWLESKDKLVGGRTDLIIEEAEETEIIDFKTGAITEDVFDDNGESYLEVKNEYQEQLKLYAYLYFDSNGKFPTQLSLIDLAKQKFNVEFTEEECKSVFEEAKSLLTETNKSIDTSAFKANPSETNCKFCLYRPACKFYLEFLTTENYFNDVCGLVKDVVKYQNGNVSVFVEKGNNKISVTGFATDKFEYFNSNRNKQINLFNLRKEATEFVYSATKTTKIYE, encoded by the coding sequence ATGAATGTAATTGGCAACATAGCGTTTAAGAAAATCAACAGAGTTTCTCCAAGCCAATTTCATTCAATGAAAAATTGTGCTTACAAATCTTTGTTGGCGGAAGCATTTGAAAAAAAACCTTTGCTTCCGGTTTCACCCAATGCTTATTTGGGAACAGTGTTGCATAAAATGTTGGAGTTGATTTCAAGAGGAGAAATATATAACGAAACTGAATTCAATTCAAGATTTGACAGCGAAATTCTTTTGATGGAAAATAAATTAAAAGAATTGGGTTATGATTTTTTTGTTCCGCTTCAAATGAATGTGAGAGATTTTGGAATGAAGAAAATTCAGTTGAAGAAACATTTGAGAAGTGCAACAGCATCACCGAGAGAACAGACCGGAATAAATTTCATTTCTGAAAAGTGGCTTGAATCAAAAGACAAATTAGTTGGAGGAAGAACGGACTTGATAATTGAAGAAGCAGAAGAAACAGAAATTATTGATTTCAAAACCGGAGCAATAACAGAAGATGTTTTTGATGATAACGGAGAATCTTATTTGGAAGTGAAGAATGAATATCAAGAGCAGTTGAAACTTTACGCTTATCTCTATTTTGATTCCAACGGAAAATTCCCAACGCAATTGAGTTTGATTGATTTAGCAAAACAGAAATTCAATGTTGAGTTTACAGAGGAAGAATGCAAATCAGTTTTTGAGGAAGCGAAAAGTTTATTGACAGAAACAAACAAGAGCATAGACACATCAGCATTCAAAGCAAACCCAAGTGAAACCAACTGCAAGTTTTGTCTTTACAGACCGGCTTGCAAATTCTATTTGGAATTTCTCACAACGGAAAATTATTTCAATGATGTGTGTGGTTTGGTAAAAGATGTTGTGAAGTATCAGAATGGAAATGTTTCAGTGTTTGTAGAAAAGGGAAACAACAAAATTTCAGTTACAGGTTTTGCAACTGACAAGTTTGAATATTTTAATAGTAACCGGAATAAACAAATCAATCTTTTCAATTTGAGAAAGGAAGCAACCGAGTTTGTTTATTCTGCAACCAAGACGACAAAAATTTATGAGTAG
- a CDS encoding AraC family transcriptional regulator → MNKLPKIKFRNDLDQIGFEILSLESLTKTELPKDHNPYQPHRINFFAVLILENGKVNHIIDFKKTIVSQNECLIISKGQVHCFDKLNEYKGYLILFTEDFLEKNIAKSTIDNISRLYNYHIFSSKYKVDKDSVEIFELLNKEQKLKHHNLKSNIIASLLSAFLLKLENHNQKEPFKATYNHQYDLFVSFEKHLEIHFTENRNAKFYAEKQNITYKHLNEVCKQFSNKSAKEFIDDFIILEAKRQLSSTTLSVKEIAYYCGFNEVTNFQKYFKKITTETPISFRQKFQ, encoded by the coding sequence ATGAACAAACTGCCGAAAATAAAATTTAGAAATGACCTTGACCAAATTGGTTTTGAAATTCTGTCGTTGGAGAGTTTGACAAAAACAGAATTACCCAAAGACCATAATCCGTATCAGCCACACCGAATTAACTTCTTTGCGGTTTTAATCCTTGAAAATGGAAAAGTTAATCATATTATTGACTTTAAGAAGACAATTGTTTCACAAAATGAATGCTTAATCATTTCAAAAGGACAAGTCCATTGCTTTGATAAATTGAATGAATACAAAGGATATTTAATTCTATTTACAGAAGATTTTTTAGAAAAAAACATAGCCAAATCAACTATTGATAATATTTCAAGGCTTTATAATTATCATATTTTTAGCTCGAAATACAAGGTAGATAAAGATAGTGTTGAAATATTTGAACTTCTAAACAAAGAACAAAAACTAAAACACCACAATTTAAAATCCAATATTATTGCTTCTTTGCTTTCAGCTTTTCTTCTAAAATTAGAAAATCACAATCAAAAAGAACCTTTTAAAGCAACCTACAATCACCAATATGATTTATTTGTTTCCTTTGAAAAACATTTAGAAATACACTTTACCGAAAACCGAAACGCTAAATTTTATGCAGAAAAGCAAAACATTACTTACAAGCATTTAAACGAAGTTTGCAAGCAGTTTTCAAATAAATCTGCCAAAGAATTTATTGATGATTTTATCATTTTAGAAGCTAAAAGACAACTATCTTCCACCACACTATCAGTCAAAGAAATTGCCTACTATTGTGGATTTAACGAAGTAACCAATTTTCAAAAATATTTTAAAAAAATAACTACTGAAACACCTATTAGTTTTCGACAAAAATTTCAATAG
- a CDS encoding alpha/beta hydrolase, whose amino-acid sequence MENITTRQFNGVNLSWLDKGQGKAVVFIPGSNGDYRAWLQQVDEFSKHFRAISVSRRFQFPDKFEIGGSSTIDENIDDIKQLVDFLKLDKFVLVGHSFGGYVALAFAEKYPQLIDKLILEEPTVFPFLMTKAFNPLKLIPLMFKNFGVATSFLRTGLKGIKPTRKYLSNNEFQKAKLSFANGIVGHPVKLEDLNPTMRQGLEDNIKTFAAESKTAFAYPLTIERMKALKVKTLLLESDKSPSWFSFICKNLEQTLPNAKLARVSSPTHWLHLDLPAEFNRMVIDFINEDKI is encoded by the coding sequence ATGGAAAATATCACTACACGACAATTCAACGGAGTAAACCTTAGCTGGCTCGACAAAGGACAAGGCAAAGCAGTAGTTTTTATTCCCGGTTCTAATGGCGATTACCGAGCATGGCTTCAACAGGTTGACGAGTTTTCAAAACACTTCAGAGCTATCTCAGTAAGCAGACGGTTTCAATTTCCAGACAAGTTTGAGATTGGTGGAAGCAGCACAATTGATGAGAACATTGACGACATCAAACAACTCGTTGATTTTCTCAAATTAGACAAATTTGTATTGGTTGGACATTCATTCGGTGGCTATGTTGCATTAGCTTTTGCAGAGAAATATCCTCAACTGATTGACAAATTAATTTTGGAGGAGCCGACAGTATTTCCATTTCTGATGACTAAAGCATTTAATCCTTTGAAATTAATTCCTCTCATGTTTAAAAACTTTGGGGTAGCGACTTCGTTTTTGCGGACAGGGTTAAAGGGCATAAAGCCGACACGGAAATATCTATCAAATAACGAGTTCCAAAAAGCGAAACTTTCTTTTGCAAACGGTATTGTCGGACATCCTGTAAAACTTGAGGACTTAAATCCTACAATGCGACAAGGGCTTGAAGACAACATCAAAACTTTTGCAGCAGAAAGTAAAACGGCATTTGCATATCCATTGACAATTGAGAGAATGAAAGCCCTCAAAGTAAAAACCCTACTGTTGGAAAGCGACAAGTCACCAAGTTGGTTTTCTTTCATCTGTAAAAACCTTGAACAGACTTTGCCCAATGCAAAATTGGCGAGGGTAAGTTCACCCACACATTGGCTGCACCTTGACTTGCCAGCTGAGTTTAATAGAATGGTAATTGACTTTATAAACGAAGACAAAATATGA
- a CDS encoding type II toxin-antitoxin system RelE/ParE family toxin — protein MARKIIWTKRATSKLGSLTEYLNQKWSENVAKQFILRTFELVELLSKQPNIGPFQNSEKKIRGILISKHNRLFYRTTSHKIIILNIFDTRSNPKKQA, from the coding sequence ATGGCTAGAAAAATAATTTGGACAAAAAGGGCAACATCAAAATTAGGCTCTTTGACTGAGTATTTAAATCAGAAATGGAGTGAAAACGTTGCCAAACAGTTTATATTAAGAACATTTGAGCTTGTAGAACTCTTAAGCAAACAACCAAATATAGGACCGTTCCAAAATTCCGAAAAGAAAATCAGAGGAATTCTAATTTCTAAACACAATAGACTATTTTATCGAACAACTTCGCATAAAATCATAATACTAAATATTTTTGACACAAGATCTAATCCTAAAAAACAAGCATAA